In a genomic window of Streptomyces sp. SJL17-4:
- a CDS encoding CDP-glycerol glycerophosphotransferase family protein, which produces MHVPDVSVIVIAYNDAERLPAAVRSVLEQTLHGVEVVIVDDCSKDDTFTVAQALAAENPDRVRAFQLPENSGGCGAPRNHGIQRATGTYVMFLDSDDVLERNACRNMLDAAESTGSDLVSGLCVRVHLDSRRKKTTEWYPWLYAQTRTIESITELSDLLVFDTLSTNKCYRRAFLLEQGLEFPVGIHYEDLLFSAQAYVAARRITLIPNHVYYWNVQENAAAKSISNRRHEIANFVHRMEIHRRVDALLESKGYDELKYRKDIKFLKHDLVLHLRDLPLLGDDYRREFARLANGYLAEIDPRAYEEVQRMHAICAYLLSKEDWPNLLPATDALTNPGRLTTPLAERDGQVYWCAEHLDTEQGRQILDVTSSHYDSKPLTSLALGNRLTSYSSRAGVVSLAGRVVNPLGRIRPDAELGAVLEFSARRSVGGRTARIPVTTLRHAGAWIEWEGEADVARAVRPLGVIDAVWDVRLILTVDGQDLRTRVSVGGAPVDEADSLRIRPRLTRLVSDRFVPQVTRKGNLSYVLTAEGRAAVHTTAMIEGAMRGRTARLAKTGLRRLLRARKDLNSGETKLRVYHEVYSRLPIRKGLVVFESHLGKQYSDSPRAIYEEMRRQGVAFGAVWSYAGARPTGFPEDATLVKRWSWPYLRALAQAEFWIDNQGFPLRLTKRAGTTYIQTWHGTALKRMGFDEPHTKSRGLAAQASFQQALDRFDHFLIRGEHDRRTLARAFRLRDEVLLPVGYPRNDSLVEARRAETRTGRRERGPLAAELGIDPDKKILLYAPTFRAAPGGKVRAFEAPFDIEEFADRFGDTYTLLIRTHYLNSVSLPPSVRGRVVDVSRLHDVTPLLALADGLITDYSSVMFDYGLLDRPMIFFAYDYDEYAQENRGTYFDLKEHAPGPVVATEDALFGVIANLQDEADTKYAAARQRFNADFSEYDRGDAARRIVTTFFTGSGK; this is translated from the coding sequence GTGCACGTGCCTGACGTCTCCGTGATCGTCATCGCCTACAACGACGCAGAGCGTCTGCCGGCGGCCGTCCGGTCGGTGCTGGAGCAGACCCTGCACGGCGTCGAGGTCGTCATCGTCGACGACTGCAGCAAGGACGACACCTTCACGGTCGCCCAGGCTCTCGCCGCCGAGAACCCGGACCGGGTCCGGGCGTTCCAGCTGCCGGAGAACAGCGGCGGCTGCGGTGCCCCCCGCAACCACGGCATCCAGCGCGCCACCGGTACGTACGTCATGTTCCTCGACAGCGACGACGTGCTGGAGCGCAACGCCTGCCGCAACATGCTCGACGCCGCCGAGAGCACCGGCTCCGACCTGGTCTCCGGCCTCTGCGTCCGTGTCCACCTCGACAGCCGCCGCAAGAAGACCACCGAGTGGTATCCCTGGCTCTACGCGCAGACCCGGACGATCGAGTCGATCACCGAGCTGTCCGACCTGCTGGTGTTCGACACCCTGTCGACGAACAAGTGCTACCGGCGCGCGTTCCTCCTCGAACAGGGTCTGGAGTTCCCGGTCGGCATCCACTACGAGGACCTGCTCTTCTCCGCCCAGGCCTACGTCGCCGCGCGCCGGATCACGCTCATCCCGAACCACGTCTACTACTGGAACGTGCAGGAGAACGCCGCCGCCAAGTCGATCAGCAACCGGCGCCACGAGATCGCCAACTTCGTGCACCGCATGGAGATCCACCGCCGGGTGGACGCCCTCCTGGAGAGCAAGGGCTACGACGAGCTCAAGTACCGCAAGGACATCAAGTTCCTCAAGCACGACCTCGTCCTCCACCTGCGCGACCTGCCGCTGCTCGGCGACGACTACCGGCGCGAGTTCGCCCGGCTGGCCAACGGCTACCTCGCCGAGATCGACCCCCGGGCGTACGAGGAGGTGCAGCGCATGCACGCCATCTGCGCCTACCTGCTGAGCAAGGAGGACTGGCCCAACCTCCTCCCGGCCACCGACGCGCTCACCAACCCCGGCCGGCTCACCACCCCGCTCGCCGAGCGGGACGGGCAGGTCTACTGGTGCGCCGAGCACCTGGACACCGAGCAGGGCCGCCAGATCCTGGACGTCACCTCCTCCCACTACGACTCGAAACCGCTGACCTCGCTCGCCCTCGGCAACCGGCTGACCTCGTACTCCAGCAGGGCCGGGGTCGTCAGCCTCGCAGGGCGCGTGGTCAACCCGCTGGGCCGGATCCGCCCGGACGCGGAGCTCGGCGCCGTCCTGGAGTTCTCGGCCCGCCGCAGCGTCGGCGGCCGGACCGCCCGCATCCCGGTCACCACGCTCCGGCACGCCGGTGCCTGGATCGAGTGGGAGGGCGAGGCGGACGTCGCCCGCGCGGTCCGTCCGCTCGGCGTCATCGACGCGGTCTGGGACGTCCGGCTGATCCTCACGGTCGACGGGCAGGACCTGCGGACCCGGGTGTCCGTCGGCGGCGCCCCCGTCGACGAGGCCGACAGCCTGCGGATCCGCCCCCGGCTGACCAGGCTGGTGTCCGACCGCTTCGTGCCCCAGGTCACCCGGAAGGGCAATCTGTCCTACGTCCTCACCGCCGAGGGCAGGGCCGCCGTGCACACCACGGCGATGATCGAGGGCGCCATGCGCGGGCGCACCGCCCGGCTGGCGAAGACCGGCCTGCGCCGCCTGCTCAGGGCGAGGAAGGACCTGAACTCGGGCGAGACCAAGCTGCGCGTCTACCACGAGGTCTACAGCCGACTGCCGATCCGCAAGGGCCTGGTGGTCTTCGAGAGCCACCTCGGCAAGCAGTACAGCGACAGCCCCCGGGCCATCTACGAGGAGATGCGCCGCCAGGGCGTCGCCTTCGGGGCCGTCTGGTCGTACGCGGGTGCCAGACCGACCGGCTTCCCCGAGGACGCCACCCTGGTGAAGCGCTGGAGCTGGCCGTATCTGCGGGCGCTGGCGCAGGCCGAGTTCTGGATCGACAACCAGGGCTTCCCGCTGCGGCTCACCAAGCGCGCGGGGACCACGTACATCCAGACCTGGCACGGCACGGCGCTCAAGCGGATGGGCTTCGACGAGCCCCACACCAAGTCGCGCGGCCTCGCCGCCCAGGCCTCCTTCCAGCAGGCCCTGGACCGCTTCGACCACTTCCTGATCCGAGGCGAGCACGACCGGCGCACCCTCGCGCGGGCCTTCCGGCTCCGCGACGAGGTGCTGCTGCCCGTCGGCTACCCGCGCAATGACAGCCTCGTCGAGGCGCGCCGCGCGGAGACGAGGACGGGCCGCCGGGAGCGCGGACCGCTCGCGGCCGAGCTGGGCATCGACCCGGACAAGAAGATCCTGCTGTACGCGCCGACGTTCCGCGCGGCGCCCGGCGGCAAGGTCCGCGCCTTCGAGGCCCCCTTCGACATCGAGGAGTTCGCCGACCGCTTCGGCGACACGTACACACTGCTGATCAGGACGCACTACCTGAACAGCGTGTCGCTGCCGCCGTCGGTCCGGGGCCGGGTCGTCGACGTGTCCCGGCTCCACGACGTCACCCCGCTGCTCGCCCTCGCGGACGGGCTGATCACCGACTACTCGTCCGTGATGTTCGACTACGGGCTGCTCGACCGCCCGATGATCTTCTTCGCGTACGACTACGACGAGTACGCCCAGGAGAACCGCGGCACCTACTTCGACCTGAAGGAACACGCCCCCGGTCCCGTCGTGGCCACGGAGGACGCGCTCTTCGGAGTGATCGCCAACCTGCAGGACGAGGCCGACACCAAGTACGCGGCGGCCCGGCAGCGGTTCAACGCGGACTTCAGCGAGTACGACCGGGGCGACGCGGCCCGCCGGATCGTCACCACGTTCTTCACCGGGAGCGGGAAGTGA
- a CDS encoding glycosyltransferase family 2 protein, with protein sequence MTRLSVVVPCFNEEDVVERFDARMRQVLDTLPVGYEICYVDDGSSDGTLDKLREIAARHPHRTQYASFSRNFGKEAAMLAGLRKSTGDAVVIMDADLQHPPELLARMLDLHHQGHDQVIARRTREGDKKLRSALSRMYYRAVNRWVDVELTDGVGDFRLLSRPAVDALLSLPEYNRFSKGLFSWIGFDTVTFDYQNAAREGGETKWKFSSLINYGMDGLISFNNRPLRIALWLGMTLTGLAALYAAWVVVAALTQGVTAPGYVTLVAIIAGLGGVQMVMLGLIGEYIGRIYYETKRRPHFLVKETHRSFGRGASERAAAERIRVVATDGEH encoded by the coding sequence ATGACCAGGCTTTCCGTCGTCGTCCCCTGCTTCAACGAGGAGGACGTCGTCGAACGCTTCGACGCGCGGATGCGCCAGGTGCTCGACACCCTCCCCGTCGGTTACGAGATCTGCTACGTCGACGACGGCAGCTCCGACGGAACGCTGGACAAGCTGCGCGAGATCGCCGCCCGGCACCCGCACCGCACCCAGTACGCCTCCTTCAGCCGCAACTTCGGCAAGGAGGCCGCCATGCTCGCCGGCCTGCGCAAGTCCACCGGTGACGCCGTGGTCATCATGGACGCCGACCTCCAGCACCCGCCCGAGCTCCTCGCGCGCATGCTGGACCTGCACCACCAGGGCCACGACCAGGTCATCGCGCGCCGGACCCGCGAAGGCGACAAGAAGCTCCGCTCCGCGCTCAGCCGGATGTACTACCGGGCGGTCAACCGCTGGGTCGACGTGGAACTCACCGACGGCGTCGGCGACTTCCGCCTCCTGTCCCGCCCCGCCGTCGACGCGCTGCTCTCGCTGCCCGAGTACAACCGCTTCTCCAAGGGCCTCTTCTCCTGGATCGGCTTCGACACCGTCACCTTCGACTATCAGAACGCCGCACGCGAAGGCGGTGAGACGAAGTGGAAGTTCAGCTCCCTGATCAACTACGGCATGGACGGGCTGATCTCCTTCAACAACCGTCCGCTGCGCATCGCCCTCTGGCTCGGCATGACACTCACCGGCCTCGCCGCCCTCTACGCGGCCTGGGTCGTCGTCGCCGCCCTCACCCAGGGCGTCACCGCCCCCGGATACGTCACCCTGGTCGCGATCATCGCGGGACTCGGGGGAGTACAGATGGTGATGCTGGGGCTGATCGGCGAGTACATCGGCCGCATCTACTACGAGACGAAGCGCCGGCCGCACTTCCTCGTCAAGGAGACCCACCGCTCCTTCGGCCGCGGGGCGTCCGAGCGCGCCGCCGCCGAACGGATCCGCGTCGTGGCCACCGACGGAGAGCACTGA
- a CDS encoding GtrA family protein, with translation MGDGTPTARRGRLAEIFRFALVGGVNTGTFFGCYLLLHPWMPYFAAYSLAFVLSMIGSFFLNTYFTYRTRPTWKKFALFPLTNVTNYLVQSVGLYALVTWAGMDDRIAPLVAAVVAIPFTYLISQRILVPRNNGQDTDDSGPGSETDERQPSRLA, from the coding sequence ATGGGAGACGGGACTCCCACCGCGCGGCGCGGACGGCTCGCCGAGATCTTCCGCTTCGCCCTCGTCGGCGGCGTCAACACCGGTACCTTCTTCGGCTGTTACCTGCTGCTCCACCCGTGGATGCCGTACTTCGCCGCGTACTCCCTCGCCTTCGTCCTCAGCATGATCGGCTCCTTCTTCCTCAACACGTACTTCACCTACCGCACCCGGCCGACCTGGAAGAAGTTCGCCCTCTTCCCGCTCACCAACGTCACCAACTACCTGGTGCAGAGCGTCGGTCTGTACGCGCTCGTCACCTGGGCCGGGATGGACGACAGAATCGCGCCACTCGTCGCGGCCGTCGTCGCCATCCCCTTCACCTACCTCATCTCCCAGCGGATCCTCGTCCCCCGGAACAACGGGCAGGACACCGACGACTCCGGTCCAGGGAGCGAAACGGACGAGCGGCAGCCCTCCCGGCTCGCGTAG
- the proB gene encoding glutamate 5-kinase, with product MTGETDDARRYVTEARRIVIKVGSSSLTTASGGLDADRVDALVDVLAKVRSGGEKEIVLVSSGAIAAGLAPLGLTRRPKDLARQQAAASVGQGLLVARYTASFARYGVRVGQVLLTTDDTSRRAHYRNAYRTLDQLLAMGALPVVNENDTVATDEIRFGDNDRLAALVAHLVRADLLVLLSDVDGLYDGDPSKPGTSRIAQVTGPDDIAHVEIGSAGKAGVGTGGMVTKVEAARIAAAAGIPVVLTSASRAADALAGRDTGTYFHRTGRRSADRLLWLAHASTPQGSLTLDDGAVRAVVEGKKSLLAAGVAGIEGDFVAGDPVELRDTAGRAVARGLVNFDAKEMPRMLGRSTPELTKELGPEYEREVVHRDDLVVIR from the coding sequence ATGACCGGAGAGACGGACGACGCGAGGCGATATGTGACGGAGGCCCGCAGGATCGTCATCAAGGTCGGCTCCTCCTCCCTCACCACCGCCTCCGGAGGCCTCGACGCCGACCGCGTCGACGCCCTCGTCGACGTGCTCGCCAAGGTCCGCAGCGGCGGCGAGAAGGAGATCGTCCTCGTCTCCTCCGGCGCCATCGCCGCAGGACTCGCACCGCTCGGCCTCACCCGCCGTCCCAAGGACCTCGCCCGGCAGCAGGCCGCCGCCAGCGTCGGCCAGGGCCTCCTCGTCGCCCGGTACACCGCCTCCTTCGCCCGCTACGGCGTCCGCGTCGGCCAGGTCCTCCTCACCACCGACGACACCAGCAGGCGCGCCCACTACCGCAACGCCTACCGGACCCTCGACCAGCTCCTCGCGATGGGCGCGCTGCCGGTCGTCAACGAGAACGACACCGTCGCCACCGACGAGATCCGCTTCGGCGACAACGACCGGCTCGCCGCCCTCGTCGCCCATCTCGTCCGCGCCGACCTGCTCGTCCTGCTCTCCGACGTCGACGGCCTCTACGACGGGGACCCCTCCAAGCCCGGCACGTCGAGGATCGCCCAGGTCACCGGCCCCGACGACATCGCCCATGTGGAGATCGGCTCCGCCGGAAAGGCGGGCGTCGGCACCGGTGGCATGGTCACCAAGGTCGAGGCCGCCCGGATCGCCGCCGCCGCCGGCATCCCCGTGGTCCTCACCTCCGCGAGCCGCGCCGCCGACGCCCTCGCCGGGCGCGACACCGGTACGTACTTCCACCGCACCGGCCGCCGCTCCGCGGACCGGCTCCTGTGGCTGGCCCACGCCTCCACCCCGCAGGGCTCTCTCACCCTCGACGACGGAGCCGTACGAGCCGTCGTCGAAGGAAAGAAGTCCCTGCTCGCGGCTGGTGTCGCGGGCATCGAGGGCGACTTCGTGGCGGGCGACCCGGTCGAACTGCGCGACACCGCCGGCCGGGCCGTCGCCCGCGGACTCGTCAACTTCGACGCCAAGGAGATGCCCCGGATGCTCGGGCGCTCCACCCCCGAGCTCACCAAGGAGCTCGGACCCGAGTACGAGCGCGAGGTCGTCCACCGCGACGACCTGGTCGTCATCCGCTGA
- a CDS encoding glutamate-5-semialdehyde dehydrogenase, with the protein MTSLTPLDNLSPVTRAAYRARGAAAEIAPLPRAAKDDALLAIADALEVRTAEIVEANAEDIAKAREAGTSEAIIDRLTLTPERVRAIAADVRHVAALPDPVGEVVRGQTLPNGIDLRQVRVPLGVVGIIYEARPNVTVDAAALCLKSGNAVLLRGSSSAYASNSALVKVLRDAIGGAGLPADAIQLVPGESRESVRELMRARGLVDVLIPRGGASLIKTVVEESSVPVIETGTGNCHVYVDAQTDLDMAVDILINSKAHRVSVCNAAETLLVHQDVAAAFLPRALDALAEAGVTVHADERVIALAEGSKATVVPATPEDWETEYLSYDIAAAVVDSLDKAVEHIRTWSSGHTEAIVTTSQAAARRFTQLVDSTTVAVNASTRFTDGGQFGFGAEIGISTQKLHARGPMGLPELTSTKYIVTGDGHVR; encoded by the coding sequence ATGACCTCGCTCACGCCCCTCGACAACCTGTCCCCGGTCACCCGGGCCGCCTACCGGGCCCGTGGCGCCGCCGCCGAAATCGCGCCACTCCCGCGCGCGGCCAAGGACGACGCCCTGCTGGCGATCGCGGACGCCCTCGAAGTGCGCACCGCCGAGATCGTCGAGGCCAACGCCGAGGACATCGCCAAGGCCCGCGAAGCCGGGACCAGCGAGGCGATCATCGACCGACTCACCCTCACCCCCGAGCGCGTCCGGGCCATCGCCGCCGATGTCCGCCACGTGGCCGCGCTGCCCGACCCCGTCGGCGAGGTCGTCCGGGGCCAGACCCTGCCCAACGGCATCGACCTGCGCCAGGTCCGCGTCCCGCTCGGCGTCGTCGGCATCATCTACGAGGCCCGGCCCAACGTCACCGTCGACGCCGCCGCCCTCTGCCTCAAGTCAGGCAACGCCGTCCTGCTCCGCGGCTCGTCCTCCGCCTACGCCTCCAACAGCGCCCTGGTGAAGGTCCTGCGCGACGCCATCGGCGGCGCCGGGCTGCCCGCGGACGCCATCCAGCTCGTCCCCGGCGAGTCCCGCGAATCGGTCCGTGAGCTGATGCGCGCCCGCGGCCTCGTCGACGTCCTCATCCCGCGCGGCGGAGCCTCCCTGATCAAGACGGTCGTCGAGGAGTCCTCCGTCCCGGTCATCGAGACCGGCACCGGCAACTGCCACGTCTACGTCGACGCCCAGACCGACCTCGACATGGCCGTCGACATCCTGATCAACTCCAAGGCCCACCGGGTCAGCGTCTGCAACGCCGCCGAGACCCTCCTCGTCCACCAGGACGTCGCCGCGGCCTTCCTGCCCAGGGCCCTCGACGCGCTCGCCGAGGCCGGCGTCACCGTCCACGCCGACGAGCGGGTCATCGCCCTCGCCGAGGGCTCCAAGGCCACCGTCGTACCGGCCACGCCGGAGGACTGGGAGACCGAGTACCTCTCGTACGACATCGCCGCCGCCGTCGTCGACTCCCTCGACAAGGCCGTCGAGCACATCCGGACCTGGTCCTCCGGTCACACCGAGGCCATCGTCACCACCTCGCAGGCCGCGGCGCGCCGCTTCACCCAGCTGGTCGACTCCACCACGGTCGCCGTGAACGCCTCCACCCGGTTCACGGACGGCGGACAGTTCGGCTTCGGCGCGGAGATCGGCATCTCCACCCAGAAGCTGCACGCCCGGGGCCCCATGGGCCTTCCGGAGCTCACCTCGACCAAGTACATCGTCACCGGCGACGGTCACGTGCGGTAA
- a CDS encoding M48 family metallopeptidase, with product MTENDQGNVPSRQRKRFPGISSRAYEHPADRSALVALRKLSGFDTVFKALSGLLPERSLRLLFLSDSVRVSDAQFSHLNDMLRDACYILDLEKVPPMYVTQDPKPNAMCIGLDEPIIVVTTGLVELLDEEEMRAVVGHEVGHALSGHSVYRTVLLFLTGLALKVAWIPLGNVAIMAIVTALREWFRKSELSADRAGLLVGQDVQASMRGLMKIAGGNHLHEMNVDAFLAQADEYEKSGDLRDSVLKILNVLPRTHPFTTVRAAELRKWSESRDFQRIMDGHYPKRSEDKDTSVTDSFRESAGHYADTVRTSKDPLMKLVGDIAGGAGDLAGDLGGKLRNAFGGGQGPKKPDAAGTDGSDGTDGDGKSGPDSGNSGTGDAQ from the coding sequence ATGACCGAGAACGACCAGGGGAACGTGCCGAGCAGGCAGCGGAAGCGGTTCCCCGGTATCTCCTCGCGGGCCTACGAGCATCCGGCCGACCGCTCGGCGCTGGTGGCGCTGCGCAAGCTCAGCGGCTTCGACACGGTCTTCAAGGCGCTCAGCGGACTGTTGCCGGAGCGCAGCCTGCGACTGCTCTTCCTCTCGGACTCCGTCCGGGTGAGCGACGCGCAGTTCAGCCATCTCAACGACATGCTGCGGGACGCCTGTTACATCCTGGACCTGGAGAAGGTCCCGCCGATGTACGTGACGCAGGACCCGAAGCCCAACGCGATGTGCATCGGCCTGGACGAGCCGATCATCGTCGTCACCACCGGCCTGGTGGAGCTCCTCGACGAGGAGGAGATGCGTGCGGTCGTCGGCCACGAGGTCGGCCACGCGCTGTCCGGGCACTCCGTCTACCGGACGGTGCTGCTCTTCCTCACGGGTCTGGCGCTCAAGGTCGCCTGGATCCCGCTGGGGAACGTCGCGATCATGGCCATCGTCACGGCGCTGCGCGAGTGGTTCCGCAAGTCGGAGCTCTCCGCCGACCGGGCCGGGCTCCTCGTCGGACAGGACGTGCAGGCGTCGATGCGCGGTCTGATGAAGATCGCCGGCGGCAACCACCTCCACGAGATGAACGTGGACGCGTTCCTCGCCCAGGCCGACGAGTACGAGAAGTCCGGGGACCTGCGGGACTCGGTCCTGAAGATCCTCAACGTGCTGCCGCGCACGCATCCCTTCACCACCGTCCGGGCGGCGGAGCTGAGGAAGTGGTCGGAGAGCCGCGACTTCCAGCGGATCATGGACGGTCACTACCCGAAGCGCTCGGAGGACAAGGACACCTCGGTCACGGACTCCTTCCGCGAGTCGGCGGGGCACTACGCCGACACCGTGCGGACCAGCAAGGATCCTCTGATGAAGCTGGTCGGCGACATAGCCGGTGGCGCCGGGGACCTGGCGGGCGACCTGGGCGGGAAGCTGCGCAACGCCTTCGGCGGCGGCCAGGGCCCGAAGAAGCCGGACGCCGCCGGGACCGACGGATCCGACGGAACCGACGGGGACGGCAAGAGCGGCCCGGACAGCGGCAACAGCGGCACCGGGGACGCTCAGTAA
- the nadD gene encoding nicotinate-nucleotide adenylyltransferase, with translation MGEQEMPTGGRGKRRLGVMGGTFDPIHHGHLVAASEVAALFHLDEVVFVPTGQPWQKSDRAVSAAEDRYLMTVIATASNPQFSVSRIDIDRGGATYTIDTLRDLRSLNSDSDLFFITGADALSQILTWRDAEELFSLAHFIGVTRPGHDLTDDGLPKGGVSLVEVPALAISSTDCRARVAQGDPVWYLVPDGVVRYIDKRQLYRGE, from the coding sequence ATGGGAGAGCAGGAAATGCCTACTGGCGGGCGCGGGAAGCGCCGACTCGGCGTGATGGGCGGAACCTTCGACCCGATCCACCACGGACACCTGGTGGCGGCCAGCGAGGTCGCCGCCCTGTTCCACCTGGACGAGGTCGTGTTCGTACCGACCGGGCAGCCGTGGCAGAAGAGCGACCGGGCCGTCTCGGCGGCCGAGGACCGCTATCTGATGACGGTCATCGCCACGGCCTCCAACCCGCAGTTCTCGGTCAGCCGGATCGACATCGACCGCGGCGGCGCGACCTACACCATCGACACCCTGCGGGACCTGCGCTCCCTCAACAGCGACTCGGACCTCTTCTTCATCACCGGGGCCGACGCGCTGTCGCAGATCCTCACCTGGCGCGACGCCGAGGAACTCTTCTCGCTCGCGCACTTCATCGGCGTCACCCGGCCGGGCCACGACCTCACCGACGACGGACTGCCCAAGGGCGGCGTCTCGCTGGTCGAGGTTCCCGCGCTCGCCATCTCCTCCACCGACTGCCGGGCGAGGGTCGCGCAGGGCGATCCCGTCTGGTACCTGGTCCCGGACGGCGTGGTGCGCTACATCGACAAGCGCCAGTTGTACCGCGGCGAGTGA
- a CDS encoding LCP family protein — translation MNDQQHPYDPYYPQPQIIGYDEYGQPVYQQQQQQQGYGYDPYAPQQYPEQQQYQEQPQQYQGQSQQPQQSQQSHGPQYDPYGQQGYSYPSYDTGQQWAAQPEPAAAPAAPAAPAAPAAPPVAPAASVAAPAGVPGQRPASERSAPARPAPEDDREYRTEQFSFIEEPDEDSEDVIDWLKFTESRSERREEARRRGRNRIIALVVVLVLAAVGGVGYLWSAGMLPGASEEERKGNTATGPQKRDTIVVHLHNTTGGGTSTVLLVNNTTTRQGTSVLIPNSVVVADGEGAATTLGKSVEDDGSSGTREAIGNLLGAPITGTWRLDTPYLDTLVDLVSGIETDTDTEVPDSKKGADPLVRKGEKQSLNGRAAVAYATYRAPGEAETKQLQRFGQVMYAVLRKISDNPESATMTVESLTQIFDPSLSEKDLGAALAKLAEHAKVGDYKTALLPVGQDGALTEGASDSVVKDILGGKVTAPEAGDVPRVSLRDGSGKKATEAARIVLINGGYTFVGGGEADTQEKSQVVYGDDLQKATAAEVAKTLGLPAGSVTKGKPSGAAAVTVILGQDYKVPGAR, via the coding sequence GTGAACGATCAGCAGCATCCGTACGACCCGTACTATCCGCAGCCGCAGATCATCGGCTACGACGAGTACGGGCAGCCGGTGTACCAGCAGCAGCAACAGCAGCAGGGATACGGATACGACCCGTACGCCCCGCAGCAGTATCCGGAGCAGCAGCAATACCAGGAGCAGCCCCAGCAGTACCAGGGGCAGTCCCAGCAACCTCAGCAGTCCCAGCAGTCCCATGGGCCGCAGTACGACCCGTACGGGCAGCAGGGGTACAGCTACCCCTCCTACGACACGGGGCAGCAGTGGGCCGCCCAGCCCGAACCCGCCGCCGCGCCCGCCGCCCCGGCCGCGCCCGCCGCCCCGGCCGCACCCCCCGTGGCGCCGGCCGCATCCGTCGCGGCCCCGGCGGGGGTCCCCGGTCAGCGTCCCGCCTCCGAGCGCTCCGCCCCGGCCCGGCCGGCCCCCGAGGACGACCGGGAGTACCGCACCGAGCAGTTCTCGTTCATCGAGGAGCCGGACGAGGACTCCGAGGACGTCATCGACTGGCTGAAGTTCACCGAGAGCCGTTCCGAGCGGCGCGAGGAGGCCAGGCGCAGGGGCCGCAACCGGATCATCGCCCTCGTCGTCGTGCTCGTCCTCGCGGCCGTGGGCGGCGTCGGCTACCTCTGGTCCGCGGGCATGCTCCCCGGGGCGTCCGAAGAGGAGCGGAAGGGGAACACCGCGACCGGTCCGCAGAAGCGCGACACGATCGTCGTCCACCTCCACAACACCACGGGAGGCGGGACCTCCACCGTCCTGCTCGTCAACAACACCACCACCCGCCAGGGCACCTCGGTCCTGATCCCCAACTCCGTCGTCGTGGCCGACGGCGAGGGCGCCGCGACCACCCTCGGCAAGTCGGTCGAGGACGACGGGTCCAGTGGGACCCGTGAGGCGATCGGCAACCTCCTCGGCGCCCCGATCACCGGCACCTGGCGCCTGGACACGCCGTACCTGGACACCCTCGTGGACCTCGTCAGCGGTATCGAGACCGACACCGACACTGAAGTGCCCGACTCGAAGAAGGGCGCCGATCCGCTGGTCAGGAAGGGCGAGAAGCAGTCCCTGAACGGCCGCGCCGCTGTCGCCTACGCGACCTACCGGGCACCCGGCGAGGCCGAGACCAAGCAGCTCCAGCGCTTCGGACAGGTCATGTACGCGGTGCTGCGCAAGATCTCGGACAATCCCGAGTCCGCCACGATGACCGTCGAGAGCCTCACCCAGATCTTCGACCCCTCGCTCTCCGAGAAGGACCTGGGCGCCGCCCTGGCCAAGCTCGCCGAGCACGCCAAGGTCGGCGACTACAAGACGGCCCTGCTCCCGGTGGGGCAGGATGGCGCGCTGACCGAGGGCGCGAGCGACAGTGTGGTGAAGGACATCCTGGGCGGAAAGGTCACCGCCCCCGAGGCGGGCGACGTGCCCCGGGTCTCGCTGCGGGACGGTTCCGGCAAGAAGGCGACCGAGGCGGCCCGGATCGTCCTGATCAACGGCGGCTACACCTTCGTGGGCGGCGGCGAGGCGGACACCCAGGAGAAGTCGCAGGTCGTCTACGGTGACGACCTCCAGAAGGCGACGGCGGCCGAGGTGGCCAAGACACTGGGTCTGCCGGCCGGCTCGGTCACCAAGGGCAAGCCCTCGGGAGCGGCCGCGGTGACCGTGATCCTGGGCCAGGACTACAAGGTGCCGGGGGCCCGGTAA
- the rsfS gene encoding ribosome silencing factor — protein MTATDRSIELVNAAAQAAADRLAHDIIAYDVSDVLSITDAFLLASAPNDRQVKSIVDEIEERLNKDLGAKPVRREGDRDARWILLDYVDIVVHVQHSEERVFYALERLWKDCPELPLPEDAAKTRGKGAEHAALTGVDLSEHAAGLPDGPDGELS, from the coding sequence GTGACCGCCACGGATCGTTCCATCGAGCTCGTCAACGCCGCCGCTCAGGCGGCCGCCGACCGGCTCGCGCACGACATCATCGCGTACGACGTCAGCGATGTGCTGTCGATCACCGACGCCTTCCTGCTCGCCTCCGCGCCCAACGACCGCCAGGTCAAGTCGATCGTCGACGAGATCGAGGAGCGCCTCAACAAGGACCTCGGCGCCAAGCCGGTCCGCCGTGAGGGCGACCGCGACGCGCGCTGGATCCTCCTGGACTACGTCGACATCGTCGTCCACGTCCAGCACAGCGAGGAGCGTGTCTTCTACGCGCTCGAGCGCCTGTGGAAGGACTGCCCCGAGCTCCCGCTCCCCGAGGACGCGGCGAAGACCCGCGGCAAGGGCGCCGAGCACGCCGCCCTGACCGGCGTCGACCTCTCCGAGCACGCCGCCGGCCTGCCCGACGGACCGGACGGTGAGCTGAGCTGA